In Helicobacter pylori, a single genomic region encodes these proteins:
- the tatC gene encoding twin-arginine translocase subunit TatC — translation MFEDLKPHLQELRKRLMISVGTILVAFLGCFHFWKNIFEFVKNSYKGTLIQLSPIEGVMVAVKISFSAAIVISMPIIFWQLWLFIAPGLYKNEKKVILPFVFFGSGMFLMGAAFSYYVVFPFIIEYLATFGSDVFAANISASSYVSFFTRLILGFGVAFELPVLAYFLAKVGLITDASLKAYFKYAIVVIFIVAAIITPPDVVSQIFMALPLVGLYGLSILIAKMVNPASKDNENNNENDNENNTKENTKSES, via the coding sequence ATGTTTGAAGATTTAAAACCGCATTTACAGGAATTAAGAAAGCGTTTGATGATTTCTGTAGGAACGATTTTAGTGGCGTTTTTGGGGTGCTTTCATTTTTGGAAAAATATTTTTGAATTTGTTAAAAATTCTTATAAAGGCACGCTCATTCAGCTCTCCCCTATTGAAGGGGTCATGGTAGCGGTTAAAATCAGTTTTTCAGCCGCTATCGTCATTTCCATGCCCATTATTTTTTGGCAATTGTGGCTCTTTATCGCTCCAGGGCTTTACAAGAATGAAAAAAAAGTGATTTTGCCTTTTGTGTTTTTTGGGAGTGGGATGTTTTTGATGGGGGCGGCGTTTTCTTATTATGTGGTGTTCCCTTTCATCATTGAATACTTGGCCACTTTTGGGAGCGATGTGTTTGCGGCCAATATTTCTGCGTCCAGTTACGTGAGCTTTTTCACGCGCTTGATTTTAGGCTTTGGCGTGGCGTTTGAATTGCCTGTTTTGGCGTATTTTTTGGCTAAAGTGGGCTTGATTACCGATGCGAGTTTGAAAGCGTATTTCAAATACGCTATTGTAGTGATTTTTATTGTAGCAGCGATTATCACTCCTCCTGATGTGGTGAGTCAAATTTTTATGGCGTTGCCCTTAGTGGGGCTTTATGGGCTTTCTATTTTAATCGCCAAAATGGTCAATCCGGCTTCCAAAGACAACGAAAATAATAACGAAAATGATAACGAAAATAACACCAAAGAGAATACAAAGAGCGAGTCGTAG
- a CDS encoding YlxR family protein: MMGFLLRKTEIKIRMCVACRMRQPQKDLLRLKSFDNQIMEFDGKGRSFYVCGNCLKNGEKKLLKAVSKIKNAPKDTKNIITWIKERSIA; the protein is encoded by the coding sequence ATGATGGGGTTCTTATTGAGAAAGACTGAAATTAAAATCCGCATGTGTGTGGCGTGCAGAATGCGCCAACCTCAAAAGGATTTGTTGCGTTTGAAAAGCTTTGACAATCAAATCATGGAGTTTGATGGCAAAGGCCGTAGTTTTTATGTGTGTGGAAATTGTTTGAAAAATGGAGAAAAAAAGTTGTTGAAAGCGGTTTCAAAAATAAAGAACGCCCCAAAAGATACCAAAAATATCATTACTTGGATTAAGGAGAGAAGCATAGCATGA
- the lpxC gene encoding UDP-3-O-[3-hydroxymyristoyl] N-acetylglucosamine deacetylase translates to MKQTTINHSVELVGIGLHKGVPVKLVLEPLGENQGIVFYRSDLGVKLPLKPENIVDTRMATVLGKDNARISTIEHLLSAIHAYGIDNLKISVDNEEIPIMDGSALIYCMLLDEAGIKELDAPKKVMEIKQAVEIREGDKFVKIEPDSQFSLNFTIDFNHPVIAKQAHHFVFSKTAYKEQVAKARTFGFLQEVNYLRSIGLAKGGSLNNCIVLDENSILNKEGLRCEKEFVCHKILDAMGDLMVLGMPVVGKYTSFSGSHKLNSMLVKAILADAKNYEVLIATDPAKEFALQKAFA, encoded by the coding sequence ATGAAACAAACAACCATTAACCACTCTGTGGAATTAGTAGGGATAGGCTTGCACAAGGGCGTTCCTGTGAAGCTTGTTTTAGAGCCTTTAGGAGAAAATCAAGGCATTGTTTTTTACCGCTCTGATTTGGGCGTGAAGCTCCCCTTAAAACCTGAAAACATCGTGGATACTAGAATGGCAACCGTGTTGGGTAAGGATAACGCTAGAATTTCTACGATTGAGCATTTGCTTTCAGCTATCCATGCGTATGGTATTGACAATCTTAAAATCTCTGTGGATAACGAAGAGATCCCTATCATGGATGGGAGTGCTTTGATTTATTGCATGCTTTTAGACGAAGCAGGGATTAAAGAATTAGACGCTCCTAAAAAAGTGATGGAAATCAAGCAAGCCGTTGAGATTAGAGAGGGCGATAAATTCGTTAAAATTGAGCCAGACAGCCAATTTTCTTTGAATTTCACGATTGATTTTAACCATCCGGTTATCGCTAAGCAAGCCCATCATTTCGTCTTTAGTAAAACCGCTTACAAAGAGCAAGTCGCTAAAGCCCGCACCTTTGGGTTTTTGCAAGAAGTGAATTACTTGCGATCCATTGGTTTGGCTAAAGGGGGGAGCTTGAATAATTGTATCGTGCTGGATGAAAACAGCATCTTGAATAAAGAGGGCTTAAGGTGCGAAAAGGAATTCGTGTGCCACAAGATTTTAGACGCTATGGGGGATCTAATGGTCTTAGGCATGCCTGTGGTGGGCAAATACACTTCTTTTTCAGGGAGTCATAAACTCAATTCCATGTTGGTTAAAGCCATTTTAGCGGACGCTAAAAATTACGAAGTTTTGATCGCTACGGATCCGGCTAAAGAGTTTGCGTTGCAAAAGGCTTTCGCTTAA
- a CDS encoding tRNA threonylcarbamoyladenosine biosynthesis protein TsaB: MELDLALISLGERVLLGVYQNNFLCTSYTSKSKTSEALVEVFSQLFKDFKNPTLPAIKGVYYAKGPGSFTSLKLTHVFLHTLALIHDFELYSTTGFDFNDNTPILAYANKYFVSKERESLTDFKDLKIAPKDFMLPSFLEKDKFTQLNTPFYILPPI, encoded by the coding sequence TTGGAATTGGATTTAGCACTTATCTCTTTAGGCGAGAGAGTTTTGCTTGGGGTATATCAAAACAATTTTTTATGCACTTCTTACACTTCCAAATCAAAAACAAGCGAAGCTTTAGTGGAGGTTTTTTCGCAATTATTCAAAGATTTTAAAAACCCTACTTTACCGGCGATTAAAGGGGTTTATTACGCTAAAGGGCCAGGGAGTTTCACTAGCCTAAAGCTCACGCATGTTTTCTTACACACTTTGGCTTTAATCCATGACTTTGAACTCTATTCAACCACAGGCTTTGATTTTAACGACAACACGCCCATTTTGGCGTATGCCAATAAATACTTTGTTTCAAAAGAAAGGGAAAGCTTAACCGATTTTAAGGATTTGAAAATTGCGCCAAAAGATTTCATGCTGCCCTCTTTTTTAGAGAAAGACAAATTTACCCAATTGAACACGCCGTTTTACATTTTGCCTCCTATTTAG
- the tatB gene encoding Sec-independent protein translocase subunit TatB — translation MFGMGFFEILVVLVVAIIFLGPEKFPQTVVDVVKFFRAVKKTLNDAKDTLDKEINIEEIKKETLEYQKLFENKVESLKGVKIEELEDAKVTAEKEIKSIQDLMQDYKQSLENNTPPNHPNGEVSNEEALNEEISSDESPKEVQLATDNNAKEHDKEKEHV, via the coding sequence ATGTTTGGCATGGGCTTTTTTGAAATCCTTGTGGTGTTGGTTGTGGCGATTATTTTTTTAGGGCCAGAAAAGTTCCCCCAGACTGTCGTGGATGTGGTGAAGTTTTTTCGCGCAGTTAAAAAAACGCTCAATGACGCTAAGGACACTTTAGATAAAGAAATCAATATTGAAGAAATCAAAAAAGAAACCCTAGAGTATCAAAAGCTCTTTGAAAATAAAGTGGAGAGTCTTAAAGGCGTTAAGATTGAAGAATTAGAAGACGCTAAAGTAACTGCAGAAAAGGAGATTAAAAGCATTCAGGACTTGATGCAAGATTACAAACAAAGCCTAGAAAACAACACGCCCCCTAACCACCCCAACGGAGAAGTTTCTAATGAAGAAGCCTTAAATGAAGAAATTTCAAGCGATGAATCTCCTAAAGAAGTCCAATTAGCAACCGATAACAACGCCAAAGAACACGACAAAGAAAAAGAGCATGTTTGA
- the queA gene encoding tRNA preQ1(34) S-adenosylmethionine ribosyltransferase-isomerase QueA yields the protein MKEFDLESYDYHLPKELIANYPILPKEKAKLLVYERRSQKITHTTFEHVLDFFPKNTLIVLNDTKVIKARLFGSKHAFLPSKTTEVFFHRFFKDNTALTQIKGKIKVGDKIFFDENYYAEVLELLHNGQRLIAFYDNQTPLNQENILKLLEQYGHMPLPPYIKRADESLDAHEYQSVFAKHIGAVAAPTASLHFSQNTLEKLLKDFKHTFLTLHVGAGTFLGVETKDIREHQIHTEVLHIPKKSQEILQKSQEILCIGTTALRSVEYFKRLENPNQEAFECDIFLHLANPILHVNYLLTNFHLPKSSLLMLVSAMIGLEKTKEIYKIAIEKKYRFYSYGDGMLIL from the coding sequence TTGAAAGAATTTGATTTAGAAAGCTATGATTACCACTTACCTAAAGAATTGATCGCCAACTACCCCATTTTGCCCAAAGAAAAGGCTAAATTGCTCGTCTATGAAAGGCGTTCGCAAAAAATCACGCACACCACTTTTGAGCATGTTTTAGATTTTTTCCCTAAAAACACCCTTATTGTGTTGAACGACACTAAAGTGATTAAGGCCAGGCTTTTTGGATCTAAGCATGCCTTTTTGCCATCAAAAACAACCGAAGTGTTTTTCCACCGCTTTTTTAAAGACAATACCGCCCTAACTCAAATCAAGGGTAAGATCAAAGTGGGGGATAAAATCTTTTTTGATGAAAATTATTACGCTGAAGTTTTGGAATTACTCCATAACGGCCAACGCTTGATCGCTTTTTATGACAATCAAACCCCCTTAAATCAAGAAAATATCTTAAAGCTTTTAGAGCAATACGGGCATATGCCCTTACCCCCTTATATTAAAAGAGCGGATGAAAGTTTGGATGCACATGAATACCAGAGCGTGTTCGCTAAACACATTGGTGCGGTGGCTGCCCCTACAGCGTCATTGCATTTTTCTCAAAATACCTTAGAAAAATTATTGAAAGATTTCAAGCACACTTTTTTAACCTTGCATGTGGGGGCTGGGACTTTTCTTGGCGTAGAAACTAAAGATATTAGAGAGCATCAAATCCATACAGAAGTTTTGCATATTCCTAAAAAGAGCCAAGAAATTTTGCAAAAATCCCAAGAGATTTTATGCATCGGCACGACCGCTTTAAGGAGCGTGGAATACTTTAAGCGTTTAGAAAACCCTAATCAAGAGGCGTTTGAATGCGATATATTCTTGCATCTTGCTAATCCTATTTTGCATGTCAATTATTTGCTCACTAATTTCCATTTACCCAAATCAAGCCTTTTAATGCTTGTGAGCGCGATGATAGGCTTAGAAAAAACCAAAGAAATCTACAAAATAGCCATAGAAAAGAAGTATCGTTTTTATTCTTATGGCGATGGGATGCTGATTTTATGA
- a CDS encoding M23 family peptidase: MIFNALITKTKALSFSLNSKEDALNDNNETLFWDLKKPIKVKITAPKGIKRYDLKVTTQDNLILYEKENLVLDKPKSLEVPLIRPEIMGLEDKCLLYEIQASDWSYANFFNGNKASFKQEVCVDTIKPSIAILSRSPSIAYGGSAIVIFEALDKNLSQAFVRVKKKDFKAFRLVEFKQRNVFIALVPWSYENKDFKAFIVAKDKAYNSNTIPLLFKRKTHRLRERDIDLNALKDKVAQQEKFQNHTEQTLLEIFSNARPKDLEKIHKIALDQGDFYKDFSHFQALKPLNGPFKMVSNFLENRRILKDNQVLFQFLHLGVDLIPSKDLSLAFDPSVKRVFKGELDFYGNSLINCYGLGLCVFLAHLKDDESVGSSGLKLGSGLHLGMLLQGVFVRPNEWLNEQWIKTNIITPIEQAKRLLMKG; the protein is encoded by the coding sequence TTGATTTTTAACGCTTTAATCACAAAAACCAAAGCTTTAAGTTTTAGTTTGAATAGCAAAGAGGATGCACTCAATGACAATAATGAAACGCTTTTTTGGGATTTAAAAAAGCCCATTAAGGTTAAAATCACAGCCCCAAAGGGCATCAAACGCTATGATTTAAAAGTAACCACGCAAGATAATTTGATCTTATATGAAAAAGAAAATCTGGTATTGGATAAACCCAAGTCTTTAGAAGTGCCTTTAATTAGGCCTGAAATCATGGGGTTAGAAGACAAGTGCCTTTTGTATGAAATTCAAGCGAGCGATTGGAGCTATGCTAATTTTTTCAATGGCAATAAGGCGTCTTTCAAACAGGAAGTGTGTGTTGATACGATAAAACCCTCAATCGCTATTTTATCTCGATCCCCAAGCATCGCTTATGGAGGGAGCGCGATAGTCATCTTTGAGGCTTTGGATAAGAATTTGTCTCAAGCGTTTGTGCGCGTCAAAAAAAAGGATTTTAAAGCGTTCAGGCTTGTAGAATTCAAACAGCGTAATGTTTTTATCGCTTTAGTGCCTTGGTCTTATGAGAATAAGGATTTTAAGGCGTTCATTGTCGCTAAAGATAAAGCTTATAACTCTAATACCATCCCTTTATTGTTCAAACGAAAAACCCATCGTTTGAGGGAAAGGGATATAGACTTAAACGCCTTAAAAGATAAGGTTGCACAGCAAGAAAAATTTCAAAATCACACTGAGCAAACTTTATTGGAAATATTTTCCAACGCGCGCCCAAAAGATTTAGAAAAAATCCACAAGATCGCTTTAGATCAAGGGGATTTTTATAAGGATTTTTCTCATTTTCAAGCACTAAAACCTTTGAACGGGCCTTTTAAAATGGTAAGCAATTTTTTAGAAAATCGGCGTATCTTAAAGGACAATCAGGTGTTGTTCCAATTCTTGCATTTAGGGGTGGATTTGATACCCAGTAAGGATTTATCTTTAGCGTTTGATCCATCGGTGAAGAGGGTTTTTAAGGGGGAGTTGGATTTTTATGGTAATAGTTTAATCAATTGCTATGGGTTAGGTTTGTGCGTTTTTTTAGCGCATTTAAAAGACGATGAAAGCGTGGGGAGTAGTGGTTTGAAATTAGGGAGCGGGTTGCATTTAGGGATGCTTTTGCAAGGGGTTTTTGTCCGGCCCAATGAATGGCTTAATGAGCAATGGATAAAAACCAATATCATCACCCCCATAGAGCAAGCCAAACGGCTTTTAATGAAAGGATAG
- the panB gene encoding 3-methyl-2-oxobutanoate hydroxymethyltransferase, whose product MSMQTAPIKKITLNHLQAKKNQEKIIAITAYDALFAQIFDPLVDVILVGDSLNMSFFNQNDTLSASVKMMLYHTKAVCAGAKTPFIITDMPFGSYKDEKTALKNAIRVYKETQASAIKLEGGKEKAKLIKTLTNEGVIVVGHIGLMPQFVRLDGGYKIKGKNEEQQKKLLEDALSLEEAGVGLLVLEGITTPIAQTITQKIKIPTIGIGSGKDCDGQILVWSDMLGFFDSFKPKFVREYLKGKELVQNAIKQYADDVKKGNFPNELESYH is encoded by the coding sequence ATGAGCATGCAAACCGCCCCAATTAAAAAAATCACTCTCAACCATCTCCAAGCTAAAAAAAATCAAGAAAAAATCATCGCCATCACCGCTTATGATGCGCTATTCGCTCAAATATTTGATCCGCTAGTGGATGTGATTTTAGTGGGCGATAGTTTGAATATGAGTTTTTTCAATCAAAACGACACTTTAAGCGCGAGTGTAAAAATGATGCTCTATCACACTAAAGCCGTGTGCGCGGGTGCTAAGACTCCTTTTATCATCACAGACATGCCCTTTGGAAGCTATAAAGATGAAAAAACAGCTCTAAAAAACGCCATTAGGGTTTATAAAGAAACCCAAGCGAGCGCGATCAAACTAGAGGGGGGGAAAGAAAAAGCAAAGCTCATTAAAACGCTCACTAATGAAGGCGTTATCGTGGTAGGACACATCGGCTTGATGCCCCAATTCGTGCGTCTTGATGGAGGTTATAAGATTAAGGGAAAAAATGAAGAGCAACAAAAAAAGCTTTTAGAAGACGCGTTGAGTTTAGAAGAAGCCGGAGTGGGTTTGTTGGTTTTAGAGGGCATAACCACCCCTATCGCTCAAACAATCACGCAAAAAATCAAAATCCCCACGATCGGCATAGGGAGTGGCAAAGATTGCGACGGGCAGATTTTAGTGTGGAGCGATATGTTAGGCTTTTTTGATAGCTTTAAGCCTAAATTCGTGCGAGAATACCTTAAAGGGAAAGAATTGGTTCAAAACGCTATCAAGCAATACGCTGATGATGTGAAAAAGGGAAACTTCCCTAATGAGCTAGAAAGTTATCATTAA
- the ruvB gene encoding Holliday junction branch migration DNA helicase RuvB, translating into MKERIVNLETLDFETSQEVSLRPNLWEDFIGQEKIKSNLQISICAAKKRQESLDHMLFFGPPGLGKTSISHIIAKEMETNIKITAAPMIEKSGDLAAILTNLQAKDILFIDEIHRLSPAIEEVLYPAMEDFRLDIIIGSGPAAQTIKIDLPPFTLIGATTRAGMLSNPLRDRFGMSFRMQFYSPSELALIIKKAATKLNQDIKEESADEIAKRSRGTPRIALRLLKRVRDFALVKNSSLMDLNITLHALNELGVNELGFDEADLAYLSLLANAQGKPVGLNTIAASMREDEGTIEDVIEPFLLANGYLERTAKGRIATPKTHALLKIPTLRSQSLF; encoded by the coding sequence ATGAAAGAACGGATAGTCAATTTAGAAACCTTGGATTTTGAAACTTCTCAAGAAGTGAGTTTGCGCCCCAATCTTTGGGAAGATTTTATCGGTCAAGAAAAGATTAAAAGCAACTTGCAAATTTCTATTTGCGCGGCTAAAAAACGCCAAGAAAGTTTGGATCACATGCTCTTTTTTGGCCCGCCCGGTTTGGGTAAAACTTCAATCAGCCATATCATCGCTAAAGAAATGGAAACCAATATCAAAATCACCGCCGCTCCCATGATAGAAAAAAGCGGTGATTTAGCCGCCATTTTGACGAATTTACAAGCTAAAGACATTCTTTTTATTGATGAAATCCACCGGCTTAGCCCAGCGATTGAAGAGGTTTTATACCCGGCTATGGAAGATTTTAGACTGGATATTATCATAGGCTCAGGCCCAGCCGCTCAAACCATTAAAATTGATTTACCCCCTTTCACCCTTATTGGCGCTACCACTAGAGCTGGAATGCTCTCTAACCCCTTAAGAGACAGATTTGGCATGAGTTTTAGAATGCAATTTTATAGCCCTAGCGAACTGGCCCTTATCATCAAAAAAGCCGCCACTAAACTCAACCAAGACATCAAAGAAGAAAGCGCTGATGAAATCGCTAAAAGGAGTAGAGGCACGCCAAGGATCGCTTTAAGGCTTTTAAAAAGGGTGCGCGATTTTGCGCTAGTCAAAAATTCAAGCTTGATGGATTTAAACATCACTTTGCATGCTTTGAATGAATTAGGCGTGAACGAATTAGGCTTTGATGAAGCGGATTTGGCGTATTTATCTTTGTTGGCTAACGCTCAAGGAAAGCCGGTGGGTTTGAACACGATTGCAGCGTCTATGAGAGAAGATGAAGGCACGATTGAAGACGTGATTGAGCCTTTTTTACTCGCTAATGGTTATTTAGAGCGCACCGCTAAAGGCAGAATCGCCACGCCTAAAACCCATGCACTTTTAAAAATCCCCACTTTAAGATCTCAAAGTTTGTTTTAA
- the minC gene encoding septum site-determining protein MinC, with translation MDKNQYHHPHRASQTAFNERIVMLKTNQKNVHAFEIEKQDPEVVMEFLEKNHALLQYFLIIFKYDIEPEVKAILHKHQLLFLETNRALNGRHIKTMSLKEETNHSKPNHSKTEPKTTIYERHIRSGEEIYSANHLIFLGNIHNGAKIISEGCVSVYGVCEGAIVCFGECLILKEVKSAQIVFQNKILSLKEVERLLVNKNIKIITKNDDILDIKEVL, from the coding sequence ATGGATAAAAACCAATATCATCACCCCCATAGAGCAAGCCAAACGGCTTTTAATGAAAGGATAGTCATGTTAAAAACCAATCAAAAAAATGTGCATGCGTTTGAAATTGAAAAGCAAGATCCTGAAGTGGTCATGGAATTTTTAGAAAAAAACCATGCCCTTTTGCAATATTTTCTTATTATTTTTAAATACGATATTGAACCAGAAGTCAAAGCCATTTTGCACAAACACCAGCTTTTGTTTTTAGAAACGAATCGCGCTTTAAATGGGCGTCATATCAAAACCATGTCTTTAAAAGAAGAAACCAACCATTCAAAACCCAATCATTCTAAAACAGAACCTAAAACAACGATTTATGAGCGCCATATCAGGAGTGGGGAAGAGATTTATAGCGCTAATCATCTTATTTTTTTGGGTAATATCCACAATGGAGCGAAGATTATTTCAGAGGGCTGTGTGTCGGTTTATGGGGTGTGCGAAGGGGCGATTGTGTGCTTTGGAGAGTGCTTGATTTTAAAAGAAGTCAAGAGCGCTCAAATCGTTTTTCAAAATAAAATTTTATCTCTAAAAGAGGTTGAACGGCTTTTAGTAAATAAAAATATTAAAATAATCACTAAAAATGACGATATACTAGACATAAAGGAAGTATTATGA
- a CDS encoding homoserine kinase has product MVVSVPATSANLGPGFDCLGLSLNLRNRFFIEPSSFHAVKLVGEGEGIPKFLTNNIFTKVFYEILKKHGNDGSFKFLLHNKVPITRGMGSSSAMIVGAVASAFAFLGFAFDRENIVNTALIYENHPDNITPAVFGGYNAAFVEKKKVISLKTKIPSFLKAVMVIPNRAISTKQSRHLLPKRYSVQESVFNLSHASLMTMAIVQGKWDLLRCCSKDRMHQYKRMQTYPVLFAIQKLALENNALMSTLSGSGSSFFNMCYEEDAPKLKQVLSKKFPKFRVAVLDFDNDGVLIEKD; this is encoded by the coding sequence TTGGTAGTGAGTGTTCCTGCAACAAGTGCGAATTTAGGCCCCGGTTTTGATTGCTTGGGTTTGAGTTTGAATTTACGCAATCGTTTTTTTATTGAGCCTAGCAGCTTCCATGCGGTGAAATTGGTTGGGGAGGGTGAAGGGATCCCTAAGTTTTTAACCAACAATATTTTCACTAAAGTGTTTTATGAGATTTTAAAAAAGCATGGGAATGACGGCTCGTTTAAATTTTTATTGCATAATAAAGTCCCTATTACAAGGGGCATGGGGTCTAGCTCGGCGATGATTGTGGGGGCGGTCGCTTCAGCGTTTGCGTTTTTAGGGTTTGCTTTTGATAGAGAAAACATTGTCAATACCGCTCTAATTTATGAAAACCACCCGGATAATATCACCCCGGCGGTGTTTGGGGGGTATAATGCAGCGTTTGTGGAAAAAAAGAAAGTGATAAGTTTAAAAACCAAAATCCCCTCTTTTTTAAAAGCGGTGATGGTGATCCCTAATAGGGCCATTTCCACCAAGCAATCGCGCCATCTCTTGCCCAAGCGTTACAGCGTGCAAGAAAGCGTGTTTAACCTTTCGCATGCGAGTTTGATGACGATGGCGATTGTGCAGGGGAAGTGGGATTTATTGCGTTGTTGTTCTAAAGACAGGATGCATCAATATAAGCGCATGCAAACTTACCCCGTGTTGTTTGCGATCCAAAAGCTCGCTTTAGAAAATAACGCCCTAATGAGCACGCTTTCAGGGAGCGGTTCGTCGTTTTTTAACATGTGTTATGAAGAGGACGCCCCTAAATTAAAGCAGGTTTTGAGCAAGAAATTCCCTAAATTTAGGGTAGCGGTTTTAGATTTTGATAATGATGGGGTTCTTATTGAGAAAGACTGA
- a CDS encoding outer membrane beta-barrel protein, which yields MCSKKIRNLILCFGFMLGLHAEENTAQENTTEENMIKENTPKDAPILLEEKRAQTLEFEEEKGTAKKIDEKSLLEEIHKKKRQLYMLKGELHEKNESLLFQQMAKSKSGFFIGVILGDIGVSAHSYEKFELLSNIQASPLLYGLRSGYQKYFANGISALRFYGEYLGGAMKGFKSDSLASYQTASLNIDLLMDKPIDKEKRFALGIFGGVGVGWNGMYQNLKEIKGYSQPNAFGLVLNLGVSMTLNLKHRFELALKMPPLKETSQTFLYYFKSTNIYYISYNYLL from the coding sequence ATGTGTTCTAAAAAAATAAGAAATCTCATTTTATGCTTTGGTTTTATGTTAGGCTTGCACGCTGAAGAAAATACGGCTCAAGAGAATACGACTGAAGAAAACATGATTAAAGAAAATACCCCTAAAGACGCTCCCATTCTTTTGGAAGAAAAACGCGCCCAAACGCTAGAGTTTGAAGAAGAAAAGGGGACTGCAAAAAAGATTGATGAAAAAAGCCTGCTTGAAGAAATCCATAAGAAAAAACGCCAGCTTTACATGCTTAAAGGGGAATTGCATGAAAAGAATGAATCTCTCTTATTCCAGCAAATGGCTAAAAGTAAGAGCGGTTTTTTTATAGGCGTAATCCTTGGCGATATAGGGGTTAGCGCTCATTCTTATGAGAAGTTTGAACTTTTAAGCAATATTCAAGCTTCTCCTTTGTTGTATGGCTTAAGGAGCGGGTATCAAAAGTATTTTGCTAACGGGATTAGCGCTTTACGCTTTTATGGGGAATATTTAGGGGGGGCGATGAAAGGGTTTAAAAGCGATTCTTTAGCCTCTTATCAAACCGCAAGCTTGAATATTGATTTGTTGATGGATAAGCCTATTGACAAAGAAAAAAGGTTTGCGTTAGGGATATTTGGAGGCGTTGGAGTGGGGTGGAATGGGATGTATCAAAATTTAAAAGAGATTAAAGGGTATTCACAGCCTAACGCGTTTGGACTGGTGTTAAATTTAGGGGTGAGCATGACGCTTAACCTCAAACACCGCTTTGAATTAGCCTTAAAAATGCCTCCCTTAAAAGAAACTTCGCAAACCTTTTTATATTATTTTAAAAGCACTAATATTTATTATATTAGTTACAACTATTTATTGTAA
- a CDS encoding outer membrane beta-barrel protein, whose protein sequence is MKFKYGLIYIALILGLQATDYDNLEEENQQLDEKINHLKQQLTKKGVSPKEMDKDKFEEEYLERTYPKISSKKRNKLLKSFSIADDKSGVFLGGGYAYGELNLSYQGEMLDRYGANAPSAFKNNIKINAPVSMISAKFGYQKYFVPYFGTRFYGDLLLGGGALKENALKQPVGSFFYVLGAVNTDLLFDMPLDFKTKKHFLGVYAGFGIGLMLYQDKPNQNGRNLVGGGYSSPNFLWKSLIEVDYTFNVGVSLTLYRKHRLEIGTKLPISYLRMGVEEGAVYQNKEDDERLLISANNQFKRSSFLLVNYAFIF, encoded by the coding sequence TTGAAATTTAAATATGGTTTGATTTATATCGCGCTCATACTAGGACTTCAAGCGACAGATTATGACAATTTAGAAGAAGAAAACCAACAATTAGACGAAAAAATAAACCATTTAAAGCAACAGCTCACCAAAAAAGGGGTTTCGCCCAAAGAGATGGATAAGGATAAGTTTGAAGAAGAATATTTAGAGCGAACTTACCCAAAGATTTCTTCAAAGAAAAGAAACAAATTACTCAAATCTTTTTCCATAGCCGATGATAAGAGCGGGGTTTTTTTAGGGGGTGGGTATGCTTATGGGGAACTGAACTTGTCTTATCAAGGGGAGATGCTAGACAGATATGGCGCGAATGCCCCTAGCGCATTTAAAAACAATATTAAGATTAACGCTCCTGTTTCTATGATTAGCGCTAAATTCGGGTATCAAAAATACTTCGTGCCTTATTTTGGGACACGATTTTATGGGGATTTATTGCTTGGGGGAGGGGCGTTAAAAGAGAACGCGCTCAAGCAGCCTGTAGGCTCGTTTTTTTATGTTTTAGGGGCTGTCAATACCGATTTATTGTTTGATATGCCTTTAGATTTTAAAACTAAAAAGCATTTTTTAGGCGTTTATGCGGGTTTTGGGATAGGGCTTATGCTTTATCAAGACAAGCCTAATCAAAACGGGAGGAATTTGGTGGGGGGGGGCTATTCAAGCCCTAATTTTTTATGGAAATCTTTGATTGAAGTGGATTACACTTTTAACGTGGGCGTGAGTTTAACGCTTTATAGGAAACACCGCTTAGAGATTGGCACCAAATTGCCGATTAGCTATTTGAGAATGGGAGTGGAAGAGGGAGCGGTTTATCAAAATAAAGAAGATGATGAGCGTTTGTTGATTTCAGCTAACAACCAGTTCAAGCGATCCAGTTTTTTATTAGTGAATTATGCGTTTATTTTTTAA